From the Clupea harengus unplaced genomic scaffold, Ch_v2.0.2, whole genome shotgun sequence genome, the window TCATTAACTTTAGTGTAACGGGTCACTtgcttcaatgttttttttttatcacagagATCATAAAACTCAGAAGCCCTGACTCAGTAAGCtctcagtgccacacacacacaaccatgtccTGCAAAATCACCTCCCAGGACGAGCCCTCCATCAGCATGTTCGCCTGGATCGGCCCTGGTGGGGCGACTCTGTGTAAGCTAGACGAGCGTGGGGGAGTCGTCTTCAACGACAGCGCAGTGAGCTGCACATACAGAGACAAACAACTGGACCTGACCATCCGTCACACCAAACCGATCCACGAGGGACGGTATATTTGCAAGCTGCGCTCCAATTTAGGAGGAAAGCATTCCTACACGCAACTGAAACTAAGAGGTTTGTATGCAGCGCATGCATTTGAGCGTTACCAAGGTGATACCAAGATTTCAGATGATAACCAAAGTAGTGTTATATGATAAAGGAAGCACGTTCCACATCTGATATTAATCAGTAGTAAACGGTCACCTCTGCCCAGTGTAATACCTCCACCTTTATAGTGAAACACCACCTCTGCCTagtgttttacattttacatttacatttagtcatttagcagacgcttttttccaaagcgacttacaatgtatacacattttacattgatggcacactgcacatcaggagcaattaggggttcagtgtcttgctcaaggacgcttcgaccgggattcgaactagcaaccttgtgattactaaacgacttctctaccccctgtacgaCTGTCGCCCCTCTACCTTTATAGTGAAACACCACCTCTGCCCAGTGTAATACCTCCACCTTTATAGTGAAACACCACCTCTGCCCAGTGTAATAACTCCACCTTCATAGTGAAACACCACCTCTGCCCAGTGTAATACCTCTACCTTTATAGTGAAACACCACCTCTGCCCAGTGTAATACCTCTACCTTTATAGTGAAACACCACCTCTGCCCAGTGTAATACCTCTACCTTTATAGTGAAACACCACCTCTGCCCAGTGTAATACCTCCACCTTCATAGTGAAACACCACCTCTGCCCAGTGTAATACCTCCACCTTCATAGTGAAACACCACCTCTGCCCAGTGTAATACCTCCACCTTCATAGTGAAACACCACCTCTGCCCAGTGTAATACCTCCACCTTTATAGTGAAACACCACCTCTGCCCAGTGTAATAACTCCACCTTTATAGTGAAACACCACCTCTGCCCAGTGTAATACCTCCACCTTCATAGTGAAACACCACCTCTGCCCAGTGTAATACCTCCACCTTTATAGTGAAACACCACCTCTGCCCAGTGTAATAACTCCACCTTTAGAGTGAAACACCACCTCTGCCCAGTGTAATACCTCTACCTTTATAGTGAAACACCACCTCTGCCCAGTGTAATACCTCTACCTTTATAGTGAAACACCACCTCTGCCCAGTGTAATACCTCTACCTTTATAGTGAAACACCACCTCTGCCCAGTGTAATACCTCCACCTTTAGAGTGAAACACCACCTCTGCCCAGTGTAATAACTCCACCTTTATAGTGAAACACCACCTCTGCCCAGTGTAATACCTCCACCTTTATAGTGAAACACCACCTCTGCCCAGTGTAATACCTCCACCTTTATAGTGAAACACCACCTCTGCCCAGTGTAATACCTCTACCTTTATAGTGAAACACCACCTCTGCCCAGTGTAATACCTCCACCTCTTTATCTGCCAGAGTGCCACAACCAGCTCCATTACCACATTCTTGATGGCAATGTGACCTGCGGGGCGAGAGGAGTTTACCCAGAGGCCCACATCCACTGGTTCCAGGGACCCCAGAACCTCACCCACTCCTCAGTCTCCCATCCCAGCATACCGGCTGAGGATGGCACCTTTGAGGTAGCCAGCACCCTTCCCCACCAACACCAGTCGGCTTTGAACTGTTCCCTGTGGTCCCCCAGCACTGGCAGGTTGCTCAGCAGCATACAGATGTCTCCACCGGCGTCCCCTCCACAGTCACGAGACACATTCTCCAGGGCAACCTCTTTTGGAGCTGTTGGGACAACCGTGACACTTTTTGCAGTAGCACTCATTCTATTGTAAATATGTTGTTTTAGAAAGTTCGAAATGAgattgtctgctaaatgactgaatgtaaatgtaaatgactgaGTAGTATGCGACATCAAGTGTCGTAACTAGTTCTGATTTTCTACGGACAGGTCTGAATGTGTTAATTTTGTTCACAGCCGATGTCTCTATGCTGTAGCTCAGTAGCACAAGGGTAGTGATGGTGGATACTGAAGTAGATCCTgtacttttttttgctgtacAACACTGACCCCTGCTGGTTGGAATACACATTCAAAAATCATTTCTGATTTGCAGGTGCAATCAGAAAGAAGACTGAATACATTTCTCACTTGATTGCAAACATACAGTAGGAATTAGAATAGTTAAAATGCCTAAAATTATCCTTTTAgatcataaaaataaaaaggcatTAAAAATAAGATCTGGAAAATCGTGGTGGAGCACATGTGAATATGTACTAAGAAACACAAGTGAGTTGAGCACTTAAAAAGACCATTAGACGCCCAAGTGCCACGGTACGACACACATGTAAAACGATGTGAGAGATAAGTGCCTTTCTCGCGTTTGCACTTTTGTTTTGTCAAACAGGACCATTCTTCCGGCAGAAATGTCCTCTGAACTGTCCCTGAGATGCTCCTGGACTTAACACCTTTTACAAAAACCTCTCTTGACCCAGTATCAAATCAGCACACTCACCTCTTCAGGtctaatgtgtgtctgtcatgcatattcacacacacacacacaaaaaagtgaACAGATAATAACAAATAGAGGTAAACAGTGAGTTCACAGTTTGGGTACATGGCCAACCTCAGACAGGCTTGTATCTATTCAAGCGATTCAATGGTTTTATTCCCCTTAGTGATCGAGGCTCCCAGTCTTGGTATGTCCTTTTAGTAGACAGTGCACAAGAAGCCATTGTGTCATTTCCTCTTTTGTATGAATTCAAGGTCTTTTTTCTCACCtagtgtttgggagtgtgtgtgtgtgtgtgtgtttgggagtgtgtgtgtgtgtttgggagtgtgtgggggtcaAGACTGGGAAACAATAAAGGACCAGTTGGTAAATTCTGCActgaagcatttttattttttattttaaatggttTGTGTGACTTGTCCTGATGTTTGATTTTCTCATCCTTGGTGTGCTATTCTTTACACCACTAGGGGGCAAACGTGCCTCGTGGTAATGGGTGTTTCTGTTCTTCCAGTGTTCTAGAGGATAAAGTTGTGCTTCTTTTTCCTGTTACCTCCCATTTATGCATTCCTCGGCTGACGAATGATTTTATGAAAGTCATTTCACCAAATTTACGACGGTGGTTTGCAAAATCATTTTCAGAGTGAACAGAAGTGGagtggatgagaggagagatacgggtgcagaaagaggagaagagggggaaattatatttttttgaaGAGCTGAAAGGTGACTGAACTGAGCCACTTTAGTGCAAAGTGCACCCATATTCATCCTTAATATGCCCTAAGCCATTTGGACCGTTTCCCCAAGGAATCAGGGTTGTTGTCTTTGACGAATATTCACCTGTTACCACTGTGGCCAGATGTTCTCCCATTCAGCTCCAGCACTTCAGCATCCCAGTGCCACACCTGTCGACAGGACAAATAATGGAGTCAAAAGTACTCCGGGAGGTCAGGTGACGACCCCTCGCGCCCCGTCTGTGTTCTTCTGTGGCTTTGGAGATGCCCCTCCATCACCTCTGCGGGTTCACGCGAGTTGAGCGTTGCGCTAATGAGAAGAGGCGGGGGTCATCCTCtttcacgacacacacacctattctctTCCGCGCGGGACAACAGACAGGCCTCCCATGGATCCACCCACGCTCCTCCAGGGAATGTCTGCTCGTTAGGCGTCCGTCTGTTACCGTGAGAACCTTGGCAGAACCAGGGTGCGAGATGATCTGGGAAACGCTGCGCACCACTTGAGTGGCAGACCCCCCCACCAGCCCCCCTTCCTGCCTTCCCACTGTCACCTAGGGAACCACATCAACACGCCTGTTGCCCTAGGGAACCACATCAACAGTCCTGTTGCCCCTCAAATATGCACCCGGATTTCTGCATATCTTTGTGCATCTTACTGCCAGAGTGAGACGCTTACTGCATGTTACTCTCGCTATGATGTGGGGAAATGAAGGGCGGTTAGAGTTTATTGGGCCCTGAGTGATTTATTCTCACATCTAATTGCAGCACTATGATTATCATACAGACTCTGTCTGAACTTTCCTTACAGTGCAGTGAAGAAATCACAGTCTGAAGAAATCTCTTCCAAAGCTGGTAAACTACTTTACAGTTATTACACTTCCATTAAGAAGTCCAGCTGCATTCATGAGAGCTGCAGCATCTTTTTGTTCATTTGTGGATCTACTTTAGTGCATTCACACTGTGGTGCTGTTTACTTACCTCTACCAATGAGAATGCAACATGAAATAAAGTGCATACTTGCTCTGCAACATTCATGCACTCATCCTTTAAGTCTACTTACCCCACAGTGTTAACGCCACATCTGTTTTGCGCCTAACAATTGCAAGTGGTGGGTACACACCTTTCCTGAAGTGTAACTCTCACCATAGATACTGGGACACCAGCTGTATTAGTCATTCTAGCAACCATAGACAGTTTAATATTCCATCTGAATAACTGACCAAACAAAGACCTACAAAGACAAATTGCAGTAAGATAACATAAGATAATAGGACTGGATGATTCAGTCCATTAAACTGTTTCCATTTGACTGTTTCCAACACTATTTCATATTCTACAGTGTTTACAGGAAATTGGCCCACACGATACCACACTACTTACAGTATTGTGCATGCCTTAATATTTGGAAATAAGTTTCCTGCACTATTATGCAGCCTACAGTGTGTTTAATGGAACAGGTGGCTAGTGCATAATATGTACACAGTCTATGAAGCAAGTGACAGTCAGGACATTGTATACAGTGTATTGCTGTTGCTAGCCGTGCTAGACGACAAGCTATGCTACGTCGAAAACAGCTAATTTTTGGACAAAAAAGTACGACATCCTTAGAGAGCCTCTGTTCCGTGTGTAGAGATCCGACAAGCTGTCCCAGAGAATATACAGTCGTTGTATTTGTTCTGTCACCCGGGTGACAGTGGACTAAGGTTGCCTGTCTCATGTGCTCTGGCTCTGAATGGCTAGTAGCTGACCTCAAGCAAAACGGAGCAGAGCGCTGGCTTTAAGAGCGGAGGGACACACAGGCTCACCTTAGCGCTCAGGGTTACCTACGCCACACGCTCGGAGAAAATTAGATGGAAAGTGAGGGATTCGGAGACTACtcggaaaacaaaaacaacgaaccgtgagcatgtgagtgtgtttatgtctgagtgtgtgtgagtgtgtgagtgtgtgtgcacttgcgtCTACTTGAAAGTCTATGCATATCACtgtatgcatgaatgtgttagtgtgcctgtttgtgcgtttgtgagagagggttttcaagtgtgtctgtctgtgtgtatgtaaatgtgcatGCACTTGTTTTCTCgaaaaacaaaatcatcatAAAGTTGGCACCCTGTGCATAAATGCGACGCAATTCCACTGTGCCTGCCTTAAGTGTATTATCCTGGTTGTGCAATACCACTGTGCCTGCCTTAAGTGTACTCTCCTGGTTGTGTTGCTCCATCGGTGCGAGCTAGCCGCCCCCTCTGGAGGGGCAGCTGACAGGATCACGAGCTCAGGTAGGACGGCTGTGTAGCTGGCGGAGCGGCGCGCAGGAAAGCTCAGCGGAATCACTGCACAGTTGCTATGGCGAGCCACAGAAGAGAACCCCCGCGCCAGCGAGACGAGGGCTACATTCTGCCCCATCAATTAGCAGACCACCGTCCTTtcattctctttgtctctctctccctctccctctccctctctctgtctctctctctctccctctccctctctctctccctctctcttttctctctccctctctctctccctctctctctccctctccctctccctctctctctcactctccctctctctctctctctctctccctctccctctctctctctctctctctgtctgtctctctctgtctctctctctctctctctccctctccctctctctctccctctctctctccctctctcctttctctctgtccctcactctctatGTACACATAACAACAGATGGGCTGGTTAGGTCGTGTCTCCAGGAGCTCTCGAGGCAGCAGGAGGTGCGCCCTGCTGAGAGGGTGTCAACATTATGTAAAGTGTAAATATTATGGCCATTTCTGAAAGGATTTATGTAAGATCAAAGTCTTTGAATGAGACTGATCTAACTCGTGTTGTGCTGCAATTATAAATGATGGCACGTGTCCGTTATACTGTGGATGCATAGATGAATGCCATTCCATAATTTGTGTATTTCATGAAATATATGAATAAACTACTAGgtattttatttgaatttgtGCACTTGTTACTTATACTATACTTTTATACTGACCATCTAATCACGAAGACAAGACGGCATTAGTATACACAGCGACCCTATAAACACCATAAAACAGCCCATTAAATCAGACCAGTTCATAAAGTGACCCGAGCCTTTAGCCTCACAACCCAGACCTGCATAGATCGACATCCAAGTCTGCAGACCACAGCCTCCTTCAAACCAAAACATCTGAAAaacgaggggaaaaaaactaacATAGAATAAGATACTTTTGGTTAGACTAAGGAGGTCATGGTCAACCACCCATGTCTAAAACCCCATCACATCAAGCAGCATCTTCACAGAGGGTGCGTGTCTTTCCTAATAACGTCAGGTCCACAACCATGATAGCAGTTCATCCCAGCATGAAGTAGGGCTTGACAGAACAGATGTGGACACTTGGcaggacacagagcacacacgcCTCTGGATAGAGGACCATGGGACCATGAGTCCTACCCCAATACCAGTGTCCTGCCAAGTCAGAGTCAAGCCACGCTGGCTGCCTTTGGTCTGTAGGTGACTCATCCACAGACAGAAGTGGTGAAGGGAAAGATGTGGTCTCACAGGCCCTTGCATAATATTTGGAAATAAGTTTCCTGCACTATTATGCAGCCTACAGTGTCTTTAATGGAACAGGTGGCTATTGCATAATATGTACACAGTCTATGAAGCAAGTGACGGTCAGGACATTGTATACAGTGTATTGCTGTTGCTAGTCGTGCTAGGCGACAGGCAATGCTACGTGGAAAAAACAGCGATTTTTGGACAAAAAAAGTATGACATCCTTATAGAACCTCTGTTCCGTATCACACATCTACACCcaaacatggagacacacatagaggagtttttttctttaaatgcaTGCAGGAAAGGTTTAGTTTACGCAACGTGGGATTGGTGATTCTGACATGAAAGTGCCACAGTGTTCTTGTCAGGATTGGCCTTGCGCCCACAGGCATGGTCTTCAGTGATAAATTGTAACCCACCATCAATATTTTCCCCAGTAGTTCCAATGTGTAGGCGTACTCTACCTAACAACGTCACTCCTGGCACCACAAGGCTGGCATAAAGTCATGTAAAGTTATGACTTCATGAACAATAAAAGTGGATTGTTTAATCAGAGGCAATTATGAAAAGTAAGGATAGTGAACGCACTGGGACGATACAAATGAAGAAAAAGGGGAGACTAAATGTTTATGCGTGGAGTCTCTTTGGAGGCCACTTCAACACTCTCTGTTCCCTTTTGCCATATTAAAATGGAGCAGAAAGCCTTAGTTGAAGGCATTAAAAAGGTACATTCAACTCACAAGACAGTCAATAAAACTATGCAACTACTTGCGTAATGCCATCCCCACTCTAATGAGTGTACTGTCAAACAACTTTCTAggacgtgtgtgggtgtgtgggtgtgtttgtgtgggtgtgtgtgtattacaaaCTGTCCTCTTTCCCTTATCACAACTAAATGCCTGATGGGAGGAGGCTGTCATGTCATCATCAGGACGTTAGCAGAATGTTTCATTAAAAATTTCCATTACAACCTTCCTGACCACTGGATCATTACCATTACGTTTTCGGCAAGCTAATGTATGAAGATCATGCCTCAATCACAGGTTAATATATGAAGATCGTAGCACAACCACAAGCTAATGTATGAAGATCATGCCCCAATCACAGGTTAATATATGAAGATCGTAGCACAACCACAAGCTAATGTATGAAGATCATGCCCCAATCACAGGTTAATATATGAAGATCGTAGCACAACCACAAGCTAATGTATGAAGATCATGCCCCAATCACAGGTTAATATATGAAGATCGTAGCACAACCACAGGTTAATATATGAAGATCGTAGCACAACCACAAGCTAATGTATGAAGGTCATGGCACAAGCGAATGTATGAAAATCACGGCACAAGCTAATGTCTGAAGATCACTGTACAAGTTAATGTATGAAGATCACTGTACAAGTTAATGTATGAAGATCACTGTACAAGGTAATGTATGAAGATCACTGTACAAGTTAATGTATGAAGATCACGGCACAATCACAAACTCGCCTCCACTTTTGTGGACttgttctcattctctccactCAGTGATTCTGTTTCTGGGCCAGATAATAATGCATTTCAGGGAAGTGCATAGAAAGATTAAACAACTTGATTTTCTACAACAGATGAAGCGTTTGACtgttaaaagagaaaaaagtaaaaagtCGAAAGACAGCCATCTGTACTGGATCTGACCATAGTTGCCCTAATGTGTCTATGAGATGCCAATACATTTTCATGAGCGCAGGTAGGCGTCTGTCTCATCTGGAAGAAATCAACAGATATTTATTCTCACAGTGCATCTCATTATCGTCCTCCTCCTACGGttgctttttttcctctttgtccGTATGGATTTCTGAGCATTCGGGTTGAACTGGAAAAATCATGAACACTAGCTGTCTCTGCTGCTGACCCTAAAAGCATCTTTAAGACAGTCAGACAAAACCACAGGACATCTCCAAAGTCTACTGGTCGTGTAAACCGAATTGTCCTTTGTCTATGCTACGCTATCTCAGTAACACAGAAAGCACAGACACGCTTATATAAATCACTTCCAAACAAAAGTGAGTCAAGATGATTATCTAAGCTGGTTTGATGACTTTCCACGGTATGTCTGCTGATTATTATACACTTTAAAGAGGATGGAGAACCAAAAGTTCCCCAAATGTCATGTTCAGCATTTAACAACAGTTCCAGTACGGGAAGTGAAAACACCATCGCATTTGTTTGCTGCCCTTGTGCAATATAACGCTTGTGCCAGGTAGCAAATGCAGGGTGAAATAAATTCTTAAAGAGTTGAATTTAGCACTGTttagatcagtggttctcaaactggggtccgcgGACCCCTTGGGGTCCGCGacgccttgcctgggggtccgcgaaaaagtctggcttccaaaggtttttttattttttatttattgcaatacagtatacaaaacatataGACTAATGTTGCACGGTGTACCGGTACTAGAAAGGTACCGCGGAAACCTTACGTAAAAAACGATACGGATATGCATATTTTTAGTATAGgcacttcattaaaatagcacgcaatcagagcgcactcactgttctgctccctgtcaggctgcctgcacgcattgactgcaagggcggggcttcccagctctcacacactgcgagcgatctcaggggagacatggcagGAGCTCTTGCCGACCATCCTCGgcttgtattaaaaaaaaatatgtcagaAATAAGATCTGGAAGTACTTTGGATACGAAGCAGaatgtgaaggaaagcccatcgacacacagagacccatctgtaaaacatgcttcaaagtcactctggcaaagggaggcaacacgtcaaatatggctaagcacctcTCGGACAGACacccgaacttttcagagagttcaaagaacgacaggttagcaaatgtgattataaacatgaacacccccaagctcacccatatacatGTCAGTCGGGGATACAagtttttgataacattaggtggatatttcatgtttgttagtgtctttgttaaaaataaatcttcagaatcatctccgttggaaaaccctacaatctgctcaatatgtttttatgtaaggtaaacattatttagcttctcagcacattttacaaaaatataatttaaaaatctatcctacatactgtcaagtaatgccaaatgtaataaaatgactatctaaaactattgtgatattagtactatatgatttcagagtaaaagagtccaaaagcatataacatta encodes:
- the LOC122132518 gene encoding uncharacterized protein LOC122132518 is translated as MKMEILQECGVLLCVLVFAFARSENEIIKLRSPDSVSSQCHTHTTMSCKITSQDEPSISMFAWIGPGGATLCKLDERGGVVFNDSAVSCTYRDKQLDLTIRHTKPIHEGRYICKLRSNLGGKHSYTQLKLRECHNQLHYHILDGNVTCGARGVYPEAHIHWFQGPQNLTHSSVSHPSIPAEDGTFEVASTLPHQHQSALNCSLWSPSTGRLLSSIQMSPPASPPQSRDTFSRATSFGAVGTTVTLFAVALILL